One Chitinophagaceae bacterium C216 genomic window carries:
- the fpgS gene encoding Folylpolyglutamate synthase translates to MNYQETIDYLYQQLPMFSRIGKEAIKPGFANIIALCEQLNIPYQKNKYIHIAGTNGKGSVSHMLASILQTGGYKTGLYTSPHLKDFKERIRVNGVMMEEDEVVAFVAKAQSLIESLHPSFFEITVAMALYYFDKCKTDIAVIETGLGGRLDSTNIITPELSIITNIGYDHMQMLGDTLEKIATEKAGIIKPHIPVVIGEKQEETSGVFVQKAAEQQAPITFATERFQIANWQSDNHFLKVEVAIKDKTDHQAYLLDLTGQYQLKNLLTVLESCRQMQQRGWNISERHIAEGLKHVKKHTGLQGRWEVVHQHPQIVLDVAHNVNGIQELLNQLEITSYHHLHMVIGMVKDKDVDQVLKMLPPYATYYFTNAHIPRALSAEALKAKAAHYNLQGKCYSSVDEAIAEAKAHAHTNDLIVVCGSVFLVGEVSRI, encoded by the coding sequence ATGAATTATCAAGAAACCATCGATTACTTATATCAGCAATTGCCCATGTTCAGCCGCATTGGCAAAGAAGCTATCAAACCCGGATTCGCCAATATTATAGCCCTTTGCGAACAATTGAACATTCCCTATCAGAAAAATAAATACATCCATATAGCCGGCACAAATGGTAAAGGTTCGGTAAGTCATATGCTGGCGTCTATATTACAAACCGGCGGATACAAAACAGGGTTATACACATCTCCACACTTAAAAGATTTTAAGGAGCGCATACGGGTAAACGGCGTCATGATGGAGGAAGACGAAGTGGTAGCTTTCGTAGCAAAAGCACAGTCATTAATAGAATCGCTGCATCCCAGTTTTTTTGAAATTACTGTAGCGATGGCCCTATATTACTTTGATAAATGCAAGACAGATATTGCTGTTATTGAGACTGGACTGGGCGGCAGACTGGATAGCACTAATATCATCACTCCTGAACTTTCCATTATTACCAACATCGGGTACGACCATATGCAGATGCTGGGTGATACTTTGGAAAAGATCGCCACAGAAAAAGCCGGAATCATCAAACCCCATATCCCCGTAGTAATAGGCGAAAAACAAGAGGAAACATCAGGCGTATTTGTCCAAAAAGCGGCAGAACAGCAAGCTCCTATAACTTTTGCTACAGAGCGCTTTCAAATTGCGAACTGGCAATCCGACAACCATTTTTTAAAAGTGGAGGTGGCCATAAAAGATAAAACCGATCATCAGGCTTATTTGTTGGACTTAACCGGACAATACCAGCTTAAAAATCTTCTCACCGTATTAGAATCGTGCAGACAAATGCAACAACGCGGCTGGAATATTAGCGAGCGGCACATTGCGGAAGGTCTTAAACATGTAAAAAAACATACAGGTCTTCAAGGGCGCTGGGAAGTAGTGCACCAACACCCGCAAATCGTGTTGGATGTAGCCCATAATGTAAATGGCATACAGGAATTACTCAATCAGCTAGAAATAACCTCTTATCATCATTTACACATGGTTATAGGAATGGTAAAGGATAAAGATGTGGACCAGGTATTAAAAATGCTCCCTCCATATGCTACTTATTATTTTACTAACGCACATATACCTCGTGCATTATCTGCAGAAGCACTGAAAGCTAAAGCAGCTCATTATAATTTACAAGGGAAATGTTATTCATCGGTCGACGAAGCCATTGCCGAAGCTAAAGCACATGCACATACAAATGATTTGATTGTAGTATGCGGCAGTGTATTTCTAGTAGGAGAAGTGAGTAGAATATAA
- the rbfA gene encoding 30S ribosome-binding factor, whose product MQESKRQKQVAGLLNEEMNRIFQRLGLNMIEGGMVSIAGVKVTPDLLEARFYLSFFQVKDKTAALQQIEERHHEIKKELAAAIRHQLRNVPVLKFFEDETLDHVFRMEELFKKLDEERKNKKE is encoded by the coding sequence ATGCAGGAAAGTAAACGTCAAAAGCAGGTTGCGGGTTTGTTGAATGAAGAGATGAATAGGATCTTTCAACGGTTAGGTCTAAATATGATCGAAGGGGGAATGGTTTCGATAGCCGGCGTAAAAGTTACTCCCGATCTGCTGGAGGCTCGTTTTTATCTGAGCTTTTTTCAGGTAAAGGATAAAACCGCTGCATTGCAACAAATCGAGGAACGGCACCATGAGATAAAAAAAGAACTAGCCGCAGCTATAAGACATCAGCTGCGCAATGTTCCTGTACTGAAGTTTTTTGAGGATGAAACTCTCGACCATGTTTTTCGAATGGAAGAGTTGTTTAAAAAACTTGATGAGGAGAGAAAGAATAAAAAAGAATAA
- the egtB_2 gene encoding Hercynine oxygenase — MRTVVLSFVVAIAFHSVCAQSNSFQKYEQTIPGSDVKFEMVPIKEGTFVMGDDKSGKADEKPARKIKVSAFWMGAREVTYDEFVLFLNDENYSQNNDVDAITRPSVPYIDMTRGMGKEGGYPANSMKQYSALMYCKWLYDKTGIFYRLPTEAEWEYACRAGTTTKYFFGDDSAQLKDYAWYAANSGMKYHKTGLKKPNPWGLYDMLGNVQEWVLDQYVADAYSKLEDGTADPVNIPITRHPLVLRGGDYDDNADALRSASRGVSDLVWNRRDPQIPKSKWWNADAPFVGFRLVRPLKQPSAEEVEKFFKTFLEMQ; from the coding sequence ATGAGAACAGTTGTTTTGTCATTTGTAGTAGCGATTGCATTCCATTCGGTATGTGCTCAGAGTAATTCCTTTCAAAAATACGAACAGACTATTCCGGGATCAGATGTAAAATTTGAAATGGTGCCCATTAAGGAAGGTACTTTTGTTATGGGTGATGATAAATCGGGTAAGGCAGATGAAAAGCCGGCGCGCAAGATAAAAGTGAGTGCATTTTGGATGGGTGCCCGAGAAGTTACATATGATGAATTTGTACTTTTTTTGAATGATGAAAATTATAGTCAGAATAACGACGTGGATGCCATTACCCGCCCTTCTGTTCCATATATCGATATGACAAGAGGTATGGGAAAAGAAGGAGGATACCCGGCGAATAGCATGAAGCAATACAGCGCTTTGATGTATTGCAAATGGCTGTATGATAAAACCGGAATTTTTTATCGTCTGCCTACCGAGGCGGAATGGGAATATGCCTGCCGTGCGGGAACGACTACGAAGTATTTTTTCGGAGATGATAGTGCTCAGCTAAAAGATTATGCCTGGTATGCCGCTAACAGTGGTATGAAGTATCACAAAACAGGCCTAAAAAAGCCTAATCCTTGGGGATTATATGATATGCTGGGAAATGTACAGGAATGGGTATTGGATCAATATGTGGCAGATGCATACAGTAAACTGGAGGATGGAACTGCAGATCCTGTCAATATACCTATAACGAGACATCCCTTGGTATTAAGAGGAGGCGATTATGATGATAATGCCGATGCGCTTCGTTCTGCCAGTAGAGGTGTTTCTGACTTAGTATGGAATCGTCGCGATCCGCAGATTCCCAAAAGTAAATGGTGGAATGCAGATGCTCCATTTGTAGGTTTCAGACTAGTAAGACCATTAAAACAACCTTCTGCAGAGGAAGTAGAAAAGTTTTTCAAAACTTTTCTGGAAATGCAATAA
- the dtpT_2 gene encoding Di-/tripeptide transporter: MPLRRLVFIIFPTHLYTMQTLEAIQDFKGKYPKQIWSLFFSEMWERFCFYGMRGMLTFFMVDQLFMKEDVANLQYGATQAFVYAFTFIGGLFADKILGFRKSLFWGGMLMIAGSLILATDPHKFFFLGISFTVIGTGFFKPNISTMVGQLYKQGDSRRDAGFSLFYAGINIGALLGGYTCVAIGKRQMFASVIPEHLSWNVAFGLAAIVMTISLLTFVFSQRNLGPIGLSPLLIKNVDGTVTKSKKWYEYLVYIGSLAVIPIIMTMVSKTQYTDWFMYIIGPATLLYLFFEMTRHTKQEVKKLIAALVFIIFSILFWAFFEQSGGSLSLFAANNLDNKLLGMITLDPNGVNNSVNSLFVIIFAPLVGLLWLALAKRKLEPNTVVKFGLAFLFLGLGFYTFFGTRFFQLATGIVSLDVFTLAYLFVTFGELCLSPIGLSIMTKLSPARLQGVMMGMWFLASAYGQYVAGLLGAGMARANENAGLVEKLMTYTEGYKQLGLYAVIAGVILIVISPVVRKLMQDVK, translated from the coding sequence TTGCCTTTAAGGCGCTTAGTTTTTATTATCTTTCCCACACATTTGTATACTATGCAAACATTAGAAGCAATCCAAGACTTCAAGGGAAAGTACCCTAAACAAATCTGGTCTTTGTTTTTTTCGGAAATGTGGGAGCGTTTTTGCTTCTACGGAATGAGAGGGATGCTCACCTTCTTTATGGTGGACCAGTTATTTATGAAAGAAGATGTGGCGAATTTGCAATACGGAGCCACGCAGGCCTTTGTGTACGCTTTTACATTTATCGGAGGCTTATTTGCGGACAAAATTCTCGGTTTTAGAAAATCGCTATTCTGGGGTGGAATGCTGATGATTGCCGGAAGTTTGATTTTGGCAACAGATCCGCATAAGTTTTTCTTTCTGGGCATCAGTTTTACGGTAATTGGTACGGGCTTCTTTAAGCCTAATATATCCACGATGGTGGGACAGTTGTATAAACAAGGCGATTCCCGGCGCGATGCAGGTTTTTCCTTATTCTATGCAGGTATTAATATAGGCGCTTTGCTAGGAGGTTATACTTGTGTAGCTATAGGTAAGCGCCAGATGTTTGCTAGCGTTATACCGGAACATTTAAGCTGGAATGTAGCCTTTGGTTTGGCCGCCATTGTGATGACCATCAGCTTGCTCACTTTTGTTTTTTCACAAAGAAATTTGGGACCTATTGGGCTCTCGCCTTTGTTGATCAAAAATGTCGACGGTACCGTTACAAAATCGAAAAAGTGGTATGAATATCTAGTATATATCGGCTCTCTGGCAGTAATTCCCATTATTATGACTATGGTGTCTAAAACACAGTACACAGACTGGTTCATGTACATCATTGGTCCTGCTACTTTATTGTACTTGTTTTTTGAAATGACGCGTCATACGAAGCAAGAAGTAAAGAAGCTGATAGCAGCGTTGGTATTTATCATTTTTTCCATTTTGTTTTGGGCTTTCTTTGAACAAAGTGGGGGGTCGCTTAGTCTGTTTGCTGCCAATAATCTGGATAATAAATTATTGGGCATGATAACACTGGATCCTAACGGTGTAAATAATTCGGTAAACTCTCTGTTTGTCATCATATTTGCTCCTTTAGTGGGTTTGCTTTGGTTAGCATTGGCAAAAAGAAAACTGGAGCCTAATACTGTTGTAAAATTCGGGTTAGCCTTTTTATTTTTGGGTTTAGGATTCTATACTTTTTTCGGCACACGTTTCTTTCAGCTGGCTACCGGTATTGTAAGTCTGGATGTGTTTACATTGGCTTATCTTTTTGTAACCTTCGGCGAACTATGTTTATCGCCGATAGGATTGTCAATAATGACTAAGCTTTCTCCAGCAAGACTGCAAGGGGTGATGATGGGAATGTGGTTTCTGGCTAGTGCGTACGGTCAATATGTGGCAGGCTTATTAGGCGCAGGGATGGCAAGGGCTAATGAGAATGCAGGTTTGGTGGAAAAACTGATGACTTATACCGAAGGTTATAAACAATTGGGACTTTATGCGGTTATTGCCGGTGTAATATTGATTGTGATATCACCTGTGGTCAGAAAACTGATGCAGGATGTAAAATAA
- the ispD gene encoding 2-C-methyl-D-erythritol 4-phosphate cytidylyltransferase, with protein sequence MKKVAIIVAGGSGRRMGTDLPKQFLLVHNKPVLYYTLQTFLSAYDDMQVVLVLGEEYVDMGREIIDAWFDNERIKITIGGPTRFDSVKNGLALVEEESIIFVHDAVRCTVSKELIQRCYKTALETGSAVPAIKCSDSLRLLGEDGNSEALNREKVVLIQTPQVFHSKILLPAFNIDYKDWFTDEATVVEAFGMKVSLVEGEKNNIKITHPLDLEIAARIIQP encoded by the coding sequence ATGAAGAAAGTTGCGATTATTGTTGCCGGTGGATCGGGCAGAAGAATGGGAACGGATTTACCCAAGCAGTTTTTATTGGTACATAATAAACCTGTCTTGTATTACACACTGCAGACTTTTTTATCGGCATATGATGACATGCAGGTAGTACTAGTGCTTGGTGAGGAATATGTGGATATGGGGCGAGAGATCATTGATGCTTGGTTTGATAATGAACGCATCAAAATAACTATAGGCGGGCCCACCCGCTTCGACTCCGTGAAAAACGGACTAGCTTTAGTAGAAGAAGAGTCTATCATATTTGTGCATGATGCGGTACGCTGCACCGTCTCCAAGGAGCTTATCCAACGTTGTTACAAAACAGCATTAGAAACAGGAAGTGCAGTGCCGGCTATTAAATGTAGCGATAGTCTGCGTTTGTTAGGTGAAGACGGAAACAGTGAAGCATTAAACAGAGAGAAGGTAGTGCTAATTCAGACACCTCAGGTGTTTCATAGCAAAATATTATTACCCGCTTTTAATATCGATTATAAAGATTGGTTTACCGATGAGGCTACGGTAGTAGAAGCTTTCGGAATGAAAGTATCTTTAGTAGAAGGTGAAAAAAATAATATCAAAATCACCCACCCACTGGATTTAGAAATTGCAGCTCGAATTATACAACCTTAA
- the lolE gene encoding Lipoprotein-releasing system transmembrane protein LolE — protein MYTLFAWRYFKAKKSTNVINIISWICIVAIVVGTASLILVLSVFNGFEGLVKSLYASFYPDIRVGAPSGKIITISEEQLNQLRNVKGVADFSLVIEEKAIIQNKANQAIVHLKGVDDRYKTTTSVSEFVYSGKYNIGTASRPKLFLGVGIESALGIRAGNNANPLMIYVPRKSRTEHFDEFESISSDTIHTSGSFMIQQDFDNKYAMVNGAYLKKAMQLDENEYSAVEIAVNDPAKVDAIAREIATVFEGYKVQTRYQQNESLYAIMNLERWLFYAVLSIILIVAAFNMVGALTMLVLEKQKDISILNALGADKNFILKIFLGEGFLLAFIGGIIGMVIALVLIILQINYHLVPLEGGSFLIDYFPVEPRIGDFFLVALTVLVVSFLASWFPAVKASRQVISLRSE, from the coding sequence TTGTACACACTTTTTGCCTGGCGTTATTTCAAAGCGAAAAAGTCCACCAATGTCATTAATATCATTTCTTGGATATGCATTGTGGCTATTGTGGTGGGCACAGCCTCTCTCATCTTGGTATTGAGTGTCTTCAATGGGTTTGAAGGATTGGTAAAGTCGCTATACGCTTCTTTTTATCCTGATATCAGAGTGGGTGCACCATCAGGCAAAATCATTACTATATCCGAGGAACAATTAAATCAATTGCGCAATGTAAAAGGCGTTGCAGATTTTTCTTTGGTAATTGAAGAAAAAGCCATTATTCAAAATAAAGCGAATCAGGCTATCGTACATCTCAAAGGAGTGGATGATCGCTATAAAACTACTACCTCGGTAAGTGAGTTTGTTTATTCCGGAAAATACAATATAGGTACGGCCTCGCGTCCCAAATTATTTTTGGGGGTGGGAATAGAAAGTGCGTTGGGCATCAGAGCTGGTAATAATGCTAACCCTCTCATGATCTATGTTCCGAGAAAATCACGTACGGAGCATTTTGACGAGTTCGAAAGTATTTCCAGCGATACTATTCATACTTCGGGTTCTTTTATGATTCAGCAGGATTTTGATAATAAGTATGCAATGGTGAACGGGGCCTATTTGAAAAAAGCTATGCAGTTGGATGAAAATGAGTATAGTGCAGTGGAGATTGCCGTGAATGATCCTGCAAAAGTGGATGCCATTGCAAGAGAAATTGCCACAGTTTTCGAAGGGTATAAAGTGCAAACCCGTTATCAACAGAATGAGAGCTTATATGCGATTATGAATTTGGAACGATGGTTGTTTTATGCAGTCCTCAGTATTATTCTTATTGTGGCAGCTTTCAATATGGTGGGTGCTTTAACTATGCTGGTATTAGAAAAACAAAAAGACATCAGCATACTCAATGCATTAGGTGCAGATAAAAATTTTATTTTAAAGATATTCCTAGGTGAAGGTTTTTTACTGGCATTCATCGGTGGTATCATCGGTATGGTGATTGCCCTTGTACTCATTATCCTTCAAATTAATTATCACCTAGTACCTTTGGAAGGCGGTTCTTTTTTAATTGATTATTTTCCCGTAGAACCCCGAATTGGCGATTTCTTTCTGGTAGCACTTACTGTACTAGTAGTTTCGTTCTTGGCTTCATGGTTCCCGGCTGTGAAAGCATCGCGACAGGTCATATCTTTAAGAAGCGAATAA
- the iolG_3 gene encoding Inositol 2-dehydrogenase/D-chiro-inositol 3-dehydrogenase — MNNKTTRRKFVQQTSLLAGGLLAAPLFSKGNFFSGSDDTIKVALIGCGGRGTGAAVQALSTKQNVQLVAMADAFRDRIDSCYRAIANSLSEAGVTDAKRKFDVSEERKFVGFDAYAKAIPLADVVILTTPPGFRPIHFEEAVKQGKHVFMEKPVAVDPAGIKKVLDVAEIAKQKKLNVVVGLQRRYQNSYKALYERKDLIGDFMYAQAWWNSSGVWVYDRKPGQTEMEYQMRNWYYFNWLCGDHIVEQHVHNIDVVNWFKGAYPVKAQGMGGRQVRTDKKYGEIFDHHYVEFHYADGSIMNSQCRHIPGTMGKVDELIVGTKGRIYADAARIVDNKGNVLFAFDKNGENNPYQAEHDELFAAIAKGEYKFADAEHGAKSTLTGIIGRMATYSGQVIDFEKALNSGIDIMPKEFSFSATPPVVPNPDGTYPIPVPGKTKYNLG, encoded by the coding sequence ATGAATAATAAAACAACCCGTAGAAAGTTTGTTCAACAAACTTCTTTGCTTGCCGGAGGCTTGTTAGCCGCCCCTCTTTTCAGTAAAGGCAATTTCTTTTCAGGATCAGACGATACCATAAAAGTGGCTCTGATAGGATGCGGAGGCCGTGGTACCGGAGCCGCAGTACAGGCGCTTAGTACAAAGCAAAATGTACAATTAGTTGCAATGGCCGATGCATTCAGAGATCGTATTGACAGTTGTTACAGGGCTATTGCCAATAGTCTTTCCGAAGCTGGCGTCACAGATGCCAAACGTAAGTTTGATGTTTCGGAAGAAAGAAAATTTGTAGGCTTTGATGCTTATGCGAAAGCTATCCCTCTGGCAGATGTAGTAATACTTACCACTCCTCCCGGCTTCCGCCCCATTCATTTCGAAGAAGCGGTAAAACAAGGGAAACATGTATTCATGGAAAAACCTGTAGCTGTAGATCCTGCTGGTATTAAAAAAGTGTTGGATGTAGCTGAGATAGCCAAACAGAAAAAACTGAATGTAGTGGTAGGGCTGCAAAGACGTTATCAGAACTCATATAAAGCGTTATACGAACGCAAAGATCTGATTGGCGATTTTATGTATGCGCAGGCTTGGTGGAACAGCTCGGGTGTGTGGGTATACGATCGTAAACCGGGGCAAACAGAGATGGAATATCAGATGCGCAACTGGTACTACTTTAATTGGCTTTGCGGTGATCATATTGTAGAACAGCATGTACACAATATTGATGTGGTAAACTGGTTCAAGGGCGCTTATCCTGTAAAGGCGCAGGGTATGGGTGGCCGTCAGGTGCGTACCGATAAAAAGTATGGCGAAATTTTCGATCACCACTATGTGGAGTTTCACTATGCTGATGGCTCTATCATGAACAGCCAATGCCGCCATATACCTGGTACAATGGGCAAAGTGGACGAGCTAATTGTTGGTACCAAAGGAAGGATTTATGCTGATGCTGCAAGGATTGTAGATAATAAAGGCAATGTGCTTTTTGCTTTCGATAAGAATGGAGAAAACAATCCTTATCAGGCCGAGCATGACGAATTATTTGCTGCTATAGCTAAGGGAGAGTACAAGTTTGCCGATGCCGAACATGGCGCAAAAAGTACACTTACAGGCATTATCGGCCGCATGGCTACATATAGTGGACAAGTAATCGATTTTGAGAAAGCTTTAAACAGCGGTATCGATATTATGCCTAAGGAGTTCAGCTTCTCTGCTACTCCTCCGGTAGTTCCTAATCCTGATGGAACCTATCCAATTCCTGTTCCGGGAAAAACAAAATATAATCTGGGATAA
- the mfd_2 gene encoding Transcription-repair-coupling factor — MSQEVLQNFYKDDPRCLQIATGISLQQPSRIALTGLFGSSAAFVLAACARQLEDYNHVIILNEAEEAAYFHNTFENITGQLDIFYFPSSFKTRKNYRLLNASHVMLRTEALTQLASGEGREVRKKVLVTYPEALFEKVVISKTLSENIIHLKTADSIDLGQLLLKLDSFGFEKTDFVYEPGQYAIRGGIFDIYSFGNDKPYRFELFGDQIDSIRIIDPETQLSERKLLSVTIIPNVDTQFTNEERVSLFDFLPGNTVFWIQDKDLVTERLKDCEEELQYFLAHNATSTASIEEEDADKFFKKDITTSDFITADTFVGSLQHRSVAYFGDQCFDAKDEYAFHTKSQPAFNRQFNLLIEDLKDKENKQYSIYIFSENPKQLQRLQTIFDDLNAGLVFNPVACSIHLGFVDEDLKIVCYTDHEIFQRYHKYKVKQAYNKNKAITLRTLRELQPGDYVTHIDHGVGVYSGLQKIEVNGKQQEVVRIIYKDKDVLYVNINSLHKIAKYTGKDGSVPKVNKLGSDAWNRLKEKTKTKVKEIAFDLITLYAKRKAQKGFAHSPDTYLQTELEASFIYEDTPDQSKATADVKKDMESPSPMDRLVCGDVGFGKTEIAIRAAFKTCVDGKQAAVLVPTTILAFQHYKTFSERLKDFPVTVDYLNRFKTAKEKKETLQKLKEGKIDIIIGTHGIIGKDVKFKDLGLLIIDEEQKFGVAHKEKIKTLRTTVDCLTLTATPIPRTLQFSLMGARDLSIINTPPPNRQPIQTEVHVYNEDFIRDAIYFETERGGQVFFIHNRVAGLAEMAATIQGLCPDLSVSYAHGQMDGHTLEEKILDFIDRKYDVLVCTNIVESGVDIPNVNTIIVNNAHHFGLSDLHQLRGRVGRSNKKAFCYLLAPPLSTLPSDSRKRLQTLEQHSELGSGFQIAMRDLDIRGAGNLLGAEQSGFMAEIGFEMYQKILDEAIRELKRTEFKELFKEEISKQDDYVNDCTIDTDLEILIPDEYVENITERLSIYQRLNNCEKEEELSTIHNELVDRFGPIPQQVVDLFDTVRCRKLAIDLGFEKISLKNETVRFHFINKHDSPYFESAVFQKILDYVQTQTNKARLKQSGKLFLLIAQPITSMKDLHAFLVDMHRFCVGAQ; from the coding sequence ATGAGCCAGGAGGTGTTGCAGAATTTTTATAAAGATGACCCCCGCTGTTTACAGATAGCGACCGGGATTTCATTGCAACAACCTTCGCGCATAGCGCTTACAGGGCTTTTTGGCAGTTCGGCAGCTTTTGTACTTGCGGCCTGCGCAAGACAGCTGGAAGACTATAATCATGTTATCATCCTGAATGAGGCAGAAGAAGCCGCTTATTTCCATAATACTTTCGAAAATATTACGGGCCAGCTGGATATCTTCTACTTCCCCTCTTCCTTTAAAACGAGGAAGAATTATCGACTATTGAACGCTTCGCATGTGATGTTACGAACAGAAGCGCTCACTCAACTAGCTTCTGGAGAAGGACGCGAGGTAAGAAAAAAAGTGCTGGTGACCTATCCCGAAGCATTATTCGAAAAAGTAGTTATATCGAAAACGCTCTCGGAAAACATCATCCATCTTAAGACCGCCGACTCGATTGATTTGGGCCAGCTACTATTAAAACTCGATAGTTTTGGCTTTGAAAAAACCGACTTTGTTTACGAACCCGGTCAGTATGCCATCCGTGGCGGTATTTTTGATATTTATTCTTTTGGGAATGATAAACCTTACCGTTTTGAACTATTTGGTGATCAAATAGATTCTATTCGCATTATAGACCCGGAAACACAGTTAAGCGAAAGAAAATTGCTTTCTGTAACTATTATCCCTAATGTAGATACCCAGTTTACCAATGAAGAGCGTGTATCATTATTCGATTTTCTTCCGGGAAATACGGTGTTTTGGATCCAAGATAAAGATCTCGTCACAGAACGTTTGAAGGATTGTGAGGAAGAGCTACAATATTTTTTGGCACACAACGCAACATCTACAGCATCTATAGAAGAGGAAGATGCTGATAAATTTTTCAAAAAAGATATTACAACCAGTGATTTCATTACTGCTGATACATTTGTAGGATCGCTTCAACACAGGTCAGTAGCGTATTTCGGGGATCAGTGCTTTGATGCAAAGGATGAATATGCCTTCCATACCAAATCACAACCGGCGTTTAACCGTCAGTTCAATTTGCTAATCGAGGATTTAAAAGATAAAGAAAATAAACAATACAGCATTTATATCTTCTCTGAGAATCCTAAGCAATTGCAACGGTTGCAGACGATTTTTGACGATCTGAACGCTGGATTAGTATTCAATCCTGTAGCCTGTTCTATACATCTGGGTTTTGTAGATGAGGATCTTAAGATTGTCTGCTATACCGATCATGAAATATTTCAACGCTATCATAAATACAAAGTAAAGCAGGCATACAATAAAAATAAGGCCATTACCCTACGTACGTTGCGTGAGCTGCAACCGGGTGATTATGTTACACATATTGACCATGGTGTGGGTGTATACAGCGGTTTGCAGAAGATTGAGGTAAATGGCAAGCAGCAGGAAGTAGTGCGCATTATCTATAAGGATAAAGATGTATTGTATGTAAACATCAACTCACTACATAAAATTGCCAAATACACCGGGAAGGACGGTAGTGTACCCAAAGTCAACAAACTAGGTAGTGATGCATGGAATCGTCTGAAAGAAAAAACCAAAACCAAGGTTAAAGAAATTGCTTTTGACTTAATCACGCTTTACGCAAAAAGAAAGGCTCAGAAGGGATTTGCACATAGTCCGGATACCTACTTACAAACCGAGCTAGAGGCATCATTCATATATGAAGATACACCTGATCAAAGTAAAGCAACAGCCGATGTTAAGAAAGATATGGAGTCTCCCTCTCCGATGGACCGCCTCGTGTGTGGGGATGTGGGTTTTGGAAAAACCGAAATTGCCATCCGTGCTGCGTTTAAAACCTGTGTAGATGGCAAACAGGCTGCCGTACTGGTACCAACTACTATTCTGGCTTTTCAACACTACAAAACATTCAGTGAACGGTTGAAAGATTTTCCGGTAACGGTTGATTATCTGAATCGCTTCAAAACAGCGAAGGAGAAAAAAGAAACCTTACAAAAATTAAAAGAAGGTAAAATAGATATCATCATCGGCACCCATGGTATTATCGGGAAGGATGTTAAGTTCAAAGACTTGGGATTACTGATTATCGACGAAGAGCAAAAATTTGGCGTTGCACATAAGGAAAAAATTAAAACCTTACGCACCACTGTTGATTGCTTAACGCTAACGGCAACCCCCATACCACGCACATTGCAGTTTTCTTTGATGGGTGCAAGAGACTTAAGTATTATTAACACTCCCCCACCCAATCGCCAGCCTATTCAAACCGAAGTGCACGTATACAATGAAGACTTTATCCGCGATGCCATCTATTTCGAAACAGAACGCGGCGGTCAAGTATTCTTCATTCATAACCGTGTAGCAGGACTGGCAGAGATGGCGGCGACCATTCAGGGACTCTGTCCGGACTTATCCGTAAGCTATGCACATGGCCAAATGGATGGGCATACACTGGAAGAAAAAATTTTAGATTTTATAGATCGTAAATATGATGTGCTGGTTTGTACCAATATTGTAGAAAGTGGAGTAGATATACCGAATGTAAATACCATTATCGTCAATAATGCACACCACTTTGGCCTTAGCGATCTACATCAGTTGCGCGGCCGTGTAGGTCGGAGCAATAAAAAAGCCTTCTGCTATCTGCTGGCGCCTCCATTAAGCACGTTGCCTAGTGATTCACGCAAGCGCTTACAAACACTGGAACAACACAGCGAACTAGGTAGTGGTTTTCAAATTGCCATGCGCGATCTTGATATACGCGGCGCAGGAAACTTACTAGGAGCCGAACAGAGCGGCTTTATGGCAGAAATAGGCTTTGAAATGTACCAGAAAATTCTGGATGAAGCTATCCGCGAACTGAAACGCACCGAATTTAAAGAGCTGTTTAAAGAAGAAATCAGCAAGCAAGACGATTATGTAAATGATTGTACCATTGATACCGATTTGGAAATATTGATTCCGGATGAATATGTTGAAAACATCACGGAGCGTTTATCGATCTACCAAAGATTAAATAATTGCGAAAAAGAAGAGGAACTGAGCACCATCCACAATGAACTGGTTGACCGCTTTGGTCCTATTCCTCAACAGGTAGTTGATTTATTTGACACAGTGAGATGTCGCAAGTTGGCTATCGATTTAGGTTTTGAGAAAATCAGTCTGAAAAACGAAACCGTACGTTTCCATTTTATCAACAAACACGACTCTCCTTATTTTGAATCTGCCGTGTTTCAAAAAATACTGGATTATGTACAGACTCAGACCAACAAAGCACGATTAAAACAAAGTGGAAAATTATTCTTATTAATTGCCCAGCCCATTACTTCCATGAAGGATTTACATGCATTCTTAGTAGATATGCACCGTTTTTGCGTAGGAGCGCAATAA